One region of Oryza glaberrima chromosome 7, OglaRS2, whole genome shotgun sequence genomic DNA includes:
- the LOC127780817 gene encoding cytochrome b5 domain-containing protein RLF yields the protein MADEESSDFTFCKIDFEGDGGLEFPKAIPVASTPGDAGADNLKTKKIEGNMQTNNSIKDQTSNSISSSINRVSLEDSNGKESVLSRENTQSNLSSQPKSSKKPAARAKVPFEKGYSQMDWLKLTRTHPDLAGLKGQSNRRLISLEEVKQHKTGDSIWTVLKGRVYNIAPYMKFHPGGVDMLMKAAGKDSTALFNKYHAWVNFEFLLEKCLVGFLDPNE from the exons ATCGATTTTGAGGGAGATGGTGGTCTGGAGTTCCCTAAAGCTATCCCTGTGGCAAGTACACCTGGTGATGCTGGTGCAGATAACTTAAAGACTAAGAAGATCGAAGGCAACATGCAGACAAACAATTCAATTAAAGATCAAACATCTAATTCTATATCTAGTAGCATCAATCGTGTATCACTCGAAGACTCTAATGGAAAAGAGTCAGTTCTTAGCAGAGAGAATACACAGTCAAATTTATCATCTCAACCAAAATCTTCAAAGAAACCTGCAGCGCGTGCAAAAGTTCCTTTCGAGAAGGGCTATAGCCAAATGGATTGGCTTAAGCTGACCCGTACACATCCTGATCTTGCAG GGCTAAAGGGGCAGTCAAACCGAAGGTTGATTTCTCTAGAAGAAGTTAAACAGCATAAAACAGGAGATAGTATTTGGACTGTTTTGAAAGGTCGTGTGTACAACATTGCTCCGTACATGAAATTTCATCCGGGAG GAGTTGATATGCTTATGAAGGCTGCTGGAAAAGACTCGACTGCTCTGTTCA ACAAATATCATGCATGGGTAAATTTTGAATTCCTCCTGGAGAAGTGCCTTGTTGGATTCCTCGATCCCAATGAGTAG